A portion of the Bubalus kerabau isolate K-KA32 ecotype Philippines breed swamp buffalo chromosome 1, PCC_UOA_SB_1v2, whole genome shotgun sequence genome contains these proteins:
- the ZNF239 gene encoding zinc finger protein 239, whose protein sequence is MESEEYSSLKVPIQMATQDSSFCKKEPQDPQESKSLFVTEESTERKLTGAKSPPIEHCSENLQDKLVADVKEVVLPLLKGETVCHIGQLKESLEPFDYNHKDVCGWKSRMASHHYQRAHTEEKPCSHQDCGKTRTASPGGHPGEKIRPSEKVYKCSQCGRDFSERSDLVLHQRDHTEEKPYRCDQCGKGFTRSSSLLIHREVHADEKPYKCDKCGKGFTRSSSLLIHHSVHTGEKPYKCDKCGKGFTQSSKLHIHQRVHTGEKPYECGECGMSFSQRSNLHIHQRIHTGERPYKCGECGKGFSQSSNLHIHRCSHTGEKPYQCYECGKGFSQSSDLRIHLRVHTGEKPYHCGKCGKGFSQSSKLLIHQRVHTGEKPYECNKCGKGFSQSSNLHIHQRVHRKDPH, encoded by the coding sequence atggAGAGTGAAGAATATTCATCTTTGAAAGTCCCAATCCAGATGGCCACCCAGGACTCCTCATTCTGTAAGAAAGAGCCCCAGGATCCTCAGGAAAGCAAAAGTCTGTTTGTAACTGAAGAAAGCACTGAGAGGAAACTGACAGGGGCAAAAAGTCCTCCCATTGAGCATTGTTCAGAGAACCTTCAAGATAAACTTGTGGCTGATGTGAAAGAAGTGGTCTTGCCATTGCTCAAAGGGGAGACAGTCTGCCATATTGGCCAGTTGAAAGAATCCTTGGAGCCCTTTGACTATAACCACAAAGACGTTTGTGGTTGGAAATCCCGGATGGCCAGTCATCATTATCAGAGAGCTCATACAGAGGAGAAGCCCTGTAGCCATCAAGACTGTGGGAAAACACGTACCGCCAGCCCAGGTGGTCACCCTGGTGAGAAAATCCGCCCTTCAGAGAAAGTATACAAATGTAGTCAGTGTGGCAGGGACTTCAGTGAGCGCTCAGATCTAGTCCTTCATCAGAGGGACCACACTGAAGAAAAGCCCTACAGATGTGATCAGTGCGGGAAGGGCTTCACAAGGAGCTCAAGTCTCCTCATCCACCGTGAAGTCCACGCAGATGAGAAGCCTTATAAGTGCGATAAGTGTGGGAAGGGCTTCACCAGGAGTTCAAGTCTGCTCATTCATCACTCAGTCCACACAGGTGAGAAGCCTTATAAATGCGACAAGTGCGGGAAGGGCTTTACTCAGAGCTCCAAACTGCACATCCACCAGCGAGTGCACACCGGCGAGAAGCCCTACGAGTGTGGGGAGTGTGGCATGAGCTTCAGTCAGCGCTCCAACCTGCACATCCACCAGCGCATCCACACAGGGGAGAGGCCCTACAAGTGTGGGGAGTGCGGGAAGGGCTTCAGTCAGAGCTCAAACCTTCACATCCACCGCTGTTCACACACGGGGGAGAAGCCTTACCAGTGCTATGAGTGCGGGAAGGGCTTCAGCCAGAGTTCAGACCTCCGCATCCACCTGAGAGTCCACACTGGGGAGAAGCCCTATCACTGTGGCAAGTGTGGGAAGGGCTTCAGCCAGAGCTCCAAACTCCTCATCCACCAGAGAgtccatactggagagaagccctacGAGTGCAACAAATGTGGGAAGGGCTTCAGCCAGAGCTCCAACCTCCACATCCACCAGCGGGTCCACAGGAAAGATCCCCATTAA